A genomic window from Chitinophaga pollutisoli includes:
- a CDS encoding META domain-containing protein: MHKLFSISIAIATTALMAACSNANKATGGGANNEADLYKTWRFVEIDGLPVDTAGLRTPAELTFEKTDSRVFGSAGCNRITGGFKLEAPNKLSFTPLAATKMMCMEKMEYESKFFGVTDKIKTWSVVDGVLTLGAEDGKTLVRLMAK, translated from the coding sequence ATGCACAAACTATTCAGCATTTCCATTGCCATTGCGACCACTGCGCTTATGGCGGCATGCTCCAACGCCAACAAAGCAACCGGAGGCGGCGCCAACAATGAAGCTGATCTCTATAAGACGTGGCGTTTCGTTGAAATCGATGGCCTCCCGGTAGACACTGCAGGTTTAAGAACTCCGGCAGAATTGACATTTGAGAAAACTGACAGCCGCGTTTTCGGTTCAGCGGGCTGCAACAGGATCACGGGCGGATTTAAGCTGGAAGCACCGAACAAGCTTTCTTTCACACCGCTTGCCGCAACAAAAATGATGTGCATGGAGAAAATGGAATATGAATCCAAATTCTTCGGTGTAACCGATAAAATAAAAACATGGTCTGTTGTGGACGGGGTATTAACCCTTGGCGCGGAAGATGGAAAGACACTTGTCAGGCTTATGGCGAAATAA